GCGGCCACGATAATGTCGCACGCCAGCGCAATTTCGAACCCGCCTCCGAGGGCAAAGCCGTTGACCGCCGCAATGACAGGCTTGAACAAGTCGAAGCGGGCGGTGATGCCGCCGAAGCCGCCGCTGCCCACCTGGATGTTGCCCATGCCTTGGGAAGCGGAATACTTCAGGTCGTTGCCCGCGGAAAAGGCTTTTTCGCCTGCGCCGGTGATAATGGCGACCCATGCATCCGGGTCGGCCGCAAAGTCGTCGAACGCCTGCGAGAGCTCCATGTTGGCGGGCGGATGCAACGCGTTCATCACCTCGGGGCGATTGATCGTGATCCACACAATCCGGCCAGACTTTTCGTATTGGATGAACTCGAACGGCATGATCGTACTCCCTGTGTTCCGAAGACTCGCTTACCCGCGGGCAAGCGGCGGCCCGCAGTATGCGCAAACGCCAGTTTCCACTCAAGGGGCGAGGGCCGTAGGGGCACGAGGGCGAGGGCAATTACAAGGGTTGCCCCTACAGGGCCGCCGGGTGTTCTTGGGGAACGGTGAGGGCGAGGGTTGCAGGGGCACGAGGTCGAGGGCAACCACAAGGGTTGCCCCTACAAGGCCGGCGGGTGTCGCTGGGCGACGATGAGGGCGAGGGTAGCGGCGACGGCGTTAGGCCCAGCATTTACGGGGCGAGGAGATACAGCAAATCCAGCGCGACGAACGACCCGAGAGTGGCGGTAATGATTGCCCAAACTAAGCGGCGCCGCGTTCGCGGGTTCATGATTCCAGTACCTCGCGCACGACTTGGGCCACATGCGCCCCGGTGAAGCCGAATTTTTGCAAGTTCACTTCTCCCGGCGCCGAGGCGCCGAAGCGCTGGAGGCCGATGACGCGCCCGCGTTCTCCCACCCAGCGCTCCCAGCCCATAGGAACCGCAGCTTCCACCGCTACGCGCGCTACGATGTCTTCCGGCAGCACGTGGCGCCGGTAGGCGACCTCTTGTTGCGCGAAGATTTCCCACGAGGGCATGGAAACGACGCGCACCGGAATGCCTTGTGCGGCGAGCAGTTTTTGCGCTTCGAGCGCGGGATGCACTTCGGAACCGCTTGCCATAATGATGGCGGCGGGCCGGGCCTCGCGTGGCTCACTGAGAACATAGGCGCCATGATGGAGGTCGCTGGCCGGCGCCAGGTGCGTGCGGTCGAGTACGGGCACTTTCTGGCGCGTGAGGATCAACGCAACGGGTCCTTCGCGATGTCGCATCGCCCAGCGCCACGCCTCGGCCGTTTCGTTGGCATCGCACGGCCGAATCACCACGAGGTTCGGGACGGCTCGCAAGCTAGCCAAATGCTCCACCGGCTGGTGGGTCGGGCCGTCCTCCCCGACCGCAATGGAGTCGTGGGTCCACACGTAAATAACCGGCAAATGGCTCATCGCCGCCAACCGAATCGGCGGGCGCATGTAGTCGGAGAACACCAAAAACGTGGCCACAAACGGCCGCACCCCTCCGTGGTAACAAAGACCGTTGGCGATCGCCCCCATGGCATGCTCGCGCACGCCGAAGTGAATGTTGCGGCCCGAACCCGCTTGGCCGTCGAAAGAGCCTTGGCCTTTCAAGGCAGTGTTCGTCGAACTGGACAGGTCGCCGTCGCCTCCCAGCAGGTAGGGGACGCGTGCGGCAATGGCATTGAGGACCCGCCCGCCCGCGGCTCGGGTGGCCAGGGACTCACCGGGCGAAAACGCAGGGATGTCGCGATCCCATTCGAGAGGAAGTTCGCCGCGCATGGTGCGGTGCCACTCTTCGGCCAGTTCCGGGAACGCGTGTGCGTAGGCGGTAAAGCGTTGGTCCCACTCCTCCTGCGCGCGCGCTCCGCGTTCGACTGCGGTGCGAAAGTGGGCCAAGGCGGCCTCGGGAACATAAAAGGTTTTGTCCGGGTCCCACCCCAGTGCCTGCTTGGTGAGGCGCACTTCCTCCTCGCCCAACGGGCTGCCATGGGCTTCGTGCGTGCCCGCCTTGTGGGGCGAGCCGTATCCGAGGGTGGTGTGCACGATGATCAGCGCCGGGCTCGAAGTGTCGCTCTCGGCCTCCGTAAGGGCCGTGTCGATGGCCGCGGTGTCATGGTTGCCGTCGGCCACCTCGTACACGCGCCAGCCGTAAGCCCGAAAGCGCGCCGCCACGTCTTCGCGAGAAAAGGTGAGGCTGGTCGGCCCGTCGAGTGACACTCCGTTGCTGTCGTAGAGGAAGATCAGTTTTCCCAAGCGCAAATGACCAGCCAGCGATGCGGCCTCGGCGCACACCCCCTCCATCATGTCGCCATCCGAGAGCAAAGCGTAGGTGCGGTGATCCACGATGCAATGCCCAGGGCGGTTGAAACGGTAGGCGAGCACTCGTTCCGCAATGGCCATACCGACGGCGTTCGCGGCACCCTGGCCGAGCGGACCCGTGGTGGCCTCCACACCAGGAGTGAGCCGAAATTCCGGGTGGCCCGGCGTGATACTGCCCCACTGCCGGAACGATTGGATGTCCTCCAGGGTGACATCGTAACCGGTGAGGAACAACAGCGCGTACAGCAACATGCTCCCGTGGCCCGCGGAGAGAACGAAGCGGTCGCGATCCGGCCACAGCGGATTGCGCGGATTGTGGCGCAGGTGATGTTGCCACAGGACGTAAGCCGTCGGAGCCGCCCCCAAAGGCAGACCCGGGTGCCCGGAGTTCGCCTTTTGGACCGCATCGATGGCGAGCGTGCGGATGGTGTTGATGCACAAGCGTTCCAAGTCGGGATCCACTAGCCTCACGCGTGCTTTCCTCGCTTTGTCATTTTGGCAGCGCCTCCACCACTAGCCTGGGCTTTCTAGCCCAACACCGGCGTGCACGCACCCGCGCGCACCGAGTTCCGCGAGCGCCTGCGGTGTTGGCCGCAGGGCCGAAGCCCTGCGGCCAATCTGCCTTCGCGGACACCTTGCGTTAAATCGCCTCGCTCACGGCGTCTTCACGCTGCGTAGGTTCGGGCCGCTCTTCGATGGGAACGTAGTGGCGCTCGCCCTCGCCAATGTAGATTTGCCGCGGCCGCGTAATTTTCTGTTCAGGGTCGCGCACCATTTCCGCCCACTGGGCCATCCAGCCGGAGGTTCGGGGGATGGCGAACAGTACGGGGAACATCGTGAGCGGAAAGCCCATCGCCTGGTAAATGATGCCGGAGTAAAAATCCACGTTGGGATACAGCTTGCGGCTCACGAAATAGTCGTCTTGCAAGGCAATGCGTTCGAGTTCCAGCGCGATGTCGATCAAGGGATTCTTGCCGGTGACCTCGAAGACCTCGTACGCAATTTTCTTGATGATCTTCGCGCGGGGATCGTAGTTCTTGTACACGCGGTGTCCGAAGCCCATGAGCCGGCCTTCACCGGATTTGAACTTCTTGATGTACTCGGGCACGCGGCTGACGGAGCCAATTTCCATCAGCATACGGATCACGGCTTCGTTGGCGCCACCGTGCAGGGGCCCGTAAAGTGCCGCCACCGCCGCAGCCACCGCAGAGT
This genomic interval from Candidatus Binatia bacterium contains the following:
- the tkt gene encoding transketolase gives rise to the protein MRLVDPDLERLCINTIRTLAIDAVQKANSGHPGLPLGAAPTAYVLWQHHLRHNPRNPLWPDRDRFVLSAGHGSMLLYALLFLTGYDVTLEDIQSFRQWGSITPGHPEFRLTPGVEATTGPLGQGAANAVGMAIAERVLAYRFNRPGHCIVDHRTYALLSDGDMMEGVCAEAASLAGHLRLGKLIFLYDSNGVSLDGPTSLTFSREDVAARFRAYGWRVYEVADGNHDTAAIDTALTEAESDTSSPALIIVHTTLGYGSPHKAGTHEAHGSPLGEEEVRLTKQALGWDPDKTFYVPEAALAHFRTAVERGARAQEEWDQRFTAYAHAFPELAEEWHRTMRGELPLEWDRDIPAFSPGESLATRAAGGRVLNAIAARVPYLLGGDGDLSSSTNTALKGQGSFDGQAGSGRNIHFGVREHAMGAIANGLCYHGGVRPFVATFLVFSDYMRPPIRLAAMSHLPVIYVWTHDSIAVGEDGPTHQPVEHLASLRAVPNLVVIRPCDANETAEAWRWAMRHREGPVALILTRQKVPVLDRTHLAPASDLHHGAYVLSEPREARPAAIIMASGSEVHPALEAQKLLAAQGIPVRVVSMPSWEIFAQQEVAYRRHVLPEDIVARVAVEAAVPMGWERWVGERGRVIGLQRFGASAPGEVNLQKFGFTGAHVAQVVREVLES